One window from the genome of Dermacentor silvarum isolate Dsil-2018 chromosome 5, BIME_Dsil_1.4, whole genome shotgun sequence encodes:
- the LOC125945660 gene encoding transcription factor Sp8-like: protein METVPLARPRGRGRGGPGGGSQVAPSALPYNGTTQASFAQAISQRVAPSAAAQLRANAAAAAAAAAAAAAVTNTTVTSANVVAAAAAINHGGGTANGNGARSVAPTEGSLPTTSPSPTSTTVRGHANGISRDKAQSDELRLQSAEPDD from the exons ATGGAGACCGTCCCGCTAGCAAGGCCACGAGGCCGTGGTAGAG GGGGACCAGGAGGAGGTAGCCAGGTGGCGCCCTCGGCGCTGCCCTACAACGGCACTACGCAGGCTTCGTTCGCGCAGGCCATCTCGCAGAGAGTGGCGCCCTCTGCGGCCGCGCAGCTGCGGGCtaacgccgccgccgctgctgctgctgccgccgctgccgccgctgtcACCAACACCACAGTCACCAGCGCGAACGTGGTCGCCGCCGCAGCGGCCATCAACCACGGCGGGGGAACCGCCAACGGAAACGGGGCCCGCAGCGTGGCCCCCACCGAGGGATCGCTGCCCACGACGTCGCCCTCACCTACGAGCACGACGGTGCGCGGACACGCCAACGGGATCAGCAGGGACAAGGCGCAGAGTGACGAGCTCAGGCTTCAG tctgctgagcccgatgattgA